One part of the Haliotis asinina isolate JCU_RB_2024 chromosome 2, JCU_Hal_asi_v2, whole genome shotgun sequence genome encodes these proteins:
- the LOC137273503 gene encoding glutamine synthetase-like, protein MADKHGSTNKAVLDRFLDLEQPDNLVQAEYIWIDGTGEGIRTKCRTLDSEPKSPEDCPIWNYDGSSTYQAEGSNSDMYVKPVALFRDPFRRGKNKLVLCDVYKYNMMPAETNRRHSCLAVMEKAKDAHPWFGIEQEYTLLDTDGHPFGWPKNGFPGPQGPYYCGVGCDKVYGRDIVEAHYRACLYAGIDIAGCNAEVMPAQWEFQVGPTEGIAMGDHLWVARYLLHRVAEEFGVVVTFDPKPMSGDWNGAGAHTNYSTKEMREEGGLQAIEDAIDKLSKKHVRHIKAYDPKEGKDNERRLTGHHETSSIHDFSAGVANRGASIRIPRQVAEDKKGYLEDRRPSSNCDPYSVTEVIVRTTVLDE, encoded by the exons ATGGCAGACAAACATGGGAGCACCAACAAGGCCGTTTTGGACAGGTTCCTGGATCTGGAACAACCTGATAACTTGGTACAGGCGGAGTACATCTGGATAGACGGGACAGGCGAGGGCATCAGAACCAAGTGCAGGACACTCGATTCAGAACCCAAGTCTCCGGAAG ACTGTCCAATCTGGAACTACGATGGCTCCAGCACTTACCAAGCCGAGGGCTCGAACTCCGACATGTACGTGAAACCAGTGGCGCTGTTCAGAGACCCGTTCCGCCGCGGCAAGAACAAACTGGTGCTATGCGACGTGTACAAGTATAACATGATGCCTGCTG AAACAAACCGTCGTCATTCATGCCTGGCCGTCATGGAGAAGGCAAAGGACGCCCATCCTTGGTTCGGCATTGAGCAGGAATACACGCTACTGGACACAGATGGACATCCGTTTGGCTGGCCAAAGAACGGGTTCCCTGGACCCCAGG GTCCCTACTACTGCGGTGTGGGCTGCGACAAGGTGTACGGCCGTGACATCGTCGAGGCTCACTACAGGGCATGTCTGTATGCGGGGATAGACATTGCCGGTTGCAACGCCGAGGTCATGCCTGCCCAG TGGGAGTTCCAAGTCGGGCCTACTGAAGGTATTGCCATGGGAGACCATCTCTGGGTGGCTAGGTACCTGCTGCACAGAGTCGCAGAAGAGTTTGGAGTCGTTGTGACCTTTGACCCTAAGCCAATGAGCGGCGACTGGAACGGCGCAGGCGCACACACCAACTACAGCACGAAGGAAATGAGAGAAGAGGGGGGCCTACA AGCCATCGAGGATGCCATCGACAAACTTTCCAAGAAACACGTCCGCCACATAAAGGCATATGACCCAAAAGAAGGCAAGGACAACGAAAGACGTCTCACGGGACACCACGAGACTTCATCCATTCACGACTTCTCAGCAGGTGTCGCTAACCGAGGAGCTAGCATCCGTATTCCCCGCCAGGTGGCGGAAGACAAAAAGGGTTACCTCGAAGACAGACGCCCATCGTCCAACTGTGATCCTTACTCCGTGACGGAGGTCATCGTTAGAACAACAGTGTTGGACGAGTGA